The Streptomyces sp. NL15-2K genome contains a region encoding:
- a CDS encoding WhiB family transcriptional regulator, with amino-acid sequence MDWRHNAVCREEDPELFFPIGNTGPALLQIEEAKAVCRRCPVMDQCLQWALESGQDSGVWGGLSEDERRAMKRRAARNRARQASA; translated from the coding sequence ATGGACTGGCGTCACAACGCCGTTTGCCGCGAGGAAGACCCCGAGCTCTTCTTCCCCATCGGCAACACCGGTCCTGCGCTGCTGCAGATCGAGGAAGCCAAGGCCGTCTGCCGTCGCTGCCCCGTTATGGATCAGTGCCTGCAGTGGGCGCTCGAGTCCGGCCAGGACTCCGGCGTCTGGGGTGGTCTCAGCGAGGACGAGCGCCGCGCCATGAAGCGCCGCGCCGCCCGCAACCGGGCCCGTCAGGCCTCCGCCTGA
- a CDS encoding diacylglycerol kinase family protein — translation MRALLVVNPAATTTSARTRDVLIHALASEMKLEAVTTEYRGHARDLGRQAADSADVDLVVALGGDGTVNEVVNGLLHAGPDPDRLPGLAVVPGGSTNVFARALGLPNDAVEATGALLDALREGSERTVGLGLASGTPGSEDEAVPARWFTFNAGLGFDAGVVGRVEQHRERGKKSTHALYVRQVMRQLFGEPNRRHGTITLERTDEEPITDLVLSIVSNTSPWTFLGNRPIYASPKASFDTGLDVFGLSRLSTTAVARYGTQLLTSSPERGPHGKHAASLHDLSEFTLHSKVSLPLQMDGDHLGLRTSVTFTGVRRALRVIV, via the coding sequence ATGCGTGCACTTCTCGTGGTCAATCCGGCAGCAACCACCACAAGCGCACGTACGCGCGACGTCCTGATCCACGCGCTCGCCAGCGAGATGAAACTCGAAGCGGTCACCACCGAGTACCGCGGCCACGCCCGCGACCTGGGCCGGCAGGCGGCGGACAGTGCGGACGTCGACCTGGTCGTGGCCCTCGGCGGCGACGGCACGGTCAACGAGGTCGTCAACGGCCTGCTGCACGCGGGCCCCGACCCGGACCGCCTGCCCGGCCTCGCGGTGGTCCCCGGCGGCTCCACCAACGTCTTCGCCCGCGCCCTGGGGCTGCCCAACGACGCGGTGGAGGCCACCGGCGCCCTGCTGGACGCCCTGCGCGAGGGCAGCGAACGTACGGTCGGACTGGGGCTGGCCTCGGGCACGCCCGGCTCGGAGGACGAGGCGGTGCCGGCGCGCTGGTTCACCTTCAACGCGGGGCTCGGCTTCGACGCCGGAGTGGTCGGGCGGGTCGAGCAGCACCGCGAGCGCGGCAAGAAGTCCACACACGCTCTTTACGTACGTCAGGTGATGCGCCAGCTCTTCGGCGAGCCCAACCGCCGGCACGGCACGATAACGCTGGAGCGGACGGACGAAGAGCCGATCACCGATCTGGTCCTCTCCATAGTCTCGAACACCTCCCCGTGGACGTTTCTGGGCAATCGCCCGATCTACGCGTCACCTAAGGCCTCGTTCGATACCGGGCTCGACGTATTCGGTCTCAGCCGCCTGTCGACGACCGCGGTTGCCCGGTATGGCACCCAGTTGCTCACTTCGTCCCCCGAGCGGGGACCCCATGGCAAGCACGCCGCATCCCTGCATGACCTGAGTGAGTTCACCTTGCATTCGAAGGTGTCGCTCCCCCTTCAGATGGACGGCGACCACCTCGGGCTGCGTACGAGCGTGACGTTCACAGGCGTACGCCGTGCACTGCGTGTGATTGTGTGA
- a CDS encoding RNA polymerase sigma factor SigF encodes MRNGDGPVRDEERGTRELPAAEGTGGPSTSRRMTDGVDGIPEQARPHPVDDDSSETGFPDGGQGDREGAVQSAPLDGRIGVSPVRTQARARGRATGGTMSEHERDNETAARSVQATQHDPQDRSGARAMFLELRTLKDGSPEYAELRNQLVRMHLPLVEHLARRFRNRGEPLDDLTQVATIGLIKSVDRFDPDRGVEFSTYATPTVVGEIKRHFRDKGWAVRVPRRLQELRLALTTATAELSQLHGRSPTVHELAEKLAISEEEVLEGLESANAYSTLSLDVPDTDDESPAVADTLGAEDEALEGVEYRESLKPLLEDLPPREKRILLLRFFGNMTQSQIAQEVGISQMHVSRLLARTLAQLREKLLVEE; translated from the coding sequence GTGAGGAACGGGGACGGGCCGGTGCGGGACGAAGAGCGCGGCACACGGGAGCTGCCGGCCGCCGAAGGCACGGGCGGTCCGAGCACGTCCCGACGCATGACGGACGGCGTCGACGGCATCCCCGAGCAGGCCAGGCCGCACCCGGTGGACGACGACTCCTCGGAGACCGGCTTCCCGGACGGCGGCCAGGGTGATCGGGAGGGTGCCGTACAGAGCGCGCCTCTGGACGGACGGATCGGGGTGTCCCCTGTCCGAACCCAGGCGAGGGCTCGGGGAAGGGCTACGGGCGGGACGATGAGCGAGCACGAGCGAGACAACGAGACGGCGGCGCGAAGCGTGCAGGCCACGCAGCACGACCCTCAGGACCGCAGCGGGGCGCGTGCGATGTTCCTCGAACTGCGCACCCTGAAGGACGGCAGCCCGGAGTACGCGGAGCTGCGCAACCAGCTGGTCCGCATGCACCTGCCGCTCGTCGAGCACCTCGCGCGCCGCTTCCGCAACCGCGGCGAGCCGCTGGACGACCTCACCCAGGTCGCCACCATCGGCCTGATCAAGTCGGTCGACCGCTTCGACCCGGACCGCGGGGTGGAGTTCTCGACGTACGCGACCCCGACCGTGGTCGGCGAGATCAAGCGGCACTTCCGCGACAAGGGCTGGGCGGTGCGCGTGCCGCGCAGGCTTCAGGAGCTGCGCCTTGCCCTGACGACGGCGACGGCCGAGCTGTCGCAGTTGCACGGCCGCTCCCCCACGGTGCACGAGCTGGCCGAGAAGCTGGCCATCTCGGAGGAGGAGGTCCTGGAGGGCCTGGAGTCCGCCAACGCGTACTCCACGCTGTCCCTGGACGTCCCCGACACCGACGACGAGTCCCCGGCGGTCGCGGACACCCTCGGCGCCGAGGACGAGGCGCTGGAGGGCGTCGAGTACCGCGAGAGCCTCAAGCCGCTCCTGGAGGACCTGCCCCCGCGCGAGAAGCGGATCCTGCTGCTGCGCTTCTTCGGCAACATGACCCAGTCGCAGATCGCGCAGGAGGTCGGGATCTCGCAGATGCACGTGTCGCGGCTGCTGGCCCGGACACTGGCACAGCTGCGGGAGAAGCTGCTGGTGGAGGAGTAA
- a CDS encoding UBP-type zinc finger domain-containing protein produces the protein MKQCTHADALPHPEPEPLSETCLECLATGTHPVQLRLCLLCGHVGCCDSSPHRHATEHYKDSGHAVMRTFEPGENWRWCFVDHVLV, from the coding sequence ATGAAACAGTGCACGCATGCCGACGCGCTGCCGCACCCCGAACCCGAGCCGCTCAGCGAGACCTGCCTGGAGTGCCTGGCGACCGGCACGCACCCGGTACAACTGAGGCTGTGCCTCCTGTGCGGGCACGTCGGCTGCTGCGACTCCTCACCGCACCGGCACGCCACCGAGCACTACAAGGACTCCGGGCACGCGGTCATGCGGACCTTCGAGCCCGGGGAGAACTGGCGCTGGTGCTTCGTCGACCACGTACTTGTGTGA
- a CDS encoding anti-sigma regulatory factor has product MSQIAGEPATQDFVEVRLPAAGAYLSVLRTATAGLAARLDFTLDEIEDLRIAVDEACAILLQQAVPGSVLSCVFRLVDDSLEVTVSAPTTDGHAPSRDTFAWTVLSALAGKVSSAVDEDKTVSISLYKQRGAGPGPA; this is encoded by the coding sequence GTGTCCCAGATCGCAGGCGAGCCCGCGACCCAGGACTTCGTGGAAGTCCGGCTGCCGGCCGCGGGTGCCTACCTGTCGGTGCTGCGTACGGCCACGGCCGGCCTCGCGGCGCGTTTGGACTTCACCCTCGACGAGATCGAGGACCTGCGCATCGCGGTCGACGAGGCCTGCGCGATCCTGCTTCAGCAGGCCGTGCCCGGCTCGGTGCTCAGCTGTGTCTTCCGGCTCGTCGACGACTCGCTGGAGGTCACCGTCTCGGCGCCGACCACCGACGGTCACGCCCCTTCGCGGGACACCTTCGCCTGGACCGTGCTGTCGGCCCTCGCGGGCAAGGTCTCGTCGGCCGTCGACGAGGACAAGACCGTTTCGATCAGCCTCTACAAACAGCGCGGCGCGGGACCCGGGCCGGCGTGA